The Bacillota bacterium genome has a window encoding:
- a CDS encoding ABC transporter permease gives MKTLAFASRNSKEIIRDRINLVFGIGFPIVLLLLLTAIQKNVPVELFVIDQLIPGIAVFGLSFIALFSGTLIAKDRSSSLMARLFVSPLTARDFIFGYTLPLLPMAIMQVVVCYTVAGLLGLKITPNVLLALIVVIPTAVFFIAIGLLCGSLFNDKQVGGVCGALLTNLSGWFSGTWFDLELVGGTFARIANLLPFSHAVNAGRAALSGNYQKIMPHLWWVIGYAAITLAVAILVFTKKMSSDTP, from the coding sequence ATGAAAACATTAGCGTTTGCATCACGAAACAGCAAAGAGATAATTAGGGACAGAATCAATTTGGTATTCGGGATTGGCTTTCCTATTGTTCTGCTCCTTTTACTCACAGCTATTCAAAAGAATGTTCCTGTCGAGCTTTTTGTAATCGATCAGTTGATCCCGGGAATCGCTGTATTTGGACTATCATTCATTGCCCTTTTTTCTGGAACATTGATTGCAAAAGATCGATCCAGTTCTTTAATGGCACGCCTATTTGTGTCTCCCCTAACAGCTCGTGATTTCATTTTTGGTTATACGCTTCCACTTTTGCCCATGGCCATTATGCAGGTAGTTGTCTGCTATACTGTTGCCGGCTTGCTTGGGTTAAAGATTACTCCAAACGTTTTGCTAGCACTGATTGTTGTGATTCCTACGGCGGTATTTTTCATCGCTATTGGACTCTTGTGTGGCAGTTTATTCAATGATAAGCAGGTAGGTGGTGTCTGCGGAGCTTTGTTGACGAATCTAAGCGGATGGTTTTCTGGAACTTGGTTTGATCTAGAACTTGTTGGCGGCACTTTTGCCCGAATTGCCAACCTCCTTCCGTTTTCCCATGCCGTTAATGCGGGCAGAGCTGCTCTTTCTGGTAATTACCAGAAAATAATGCCTCATCTGTGGTGGGTGATTGGCTATGCTGCTATCACGCTGGCGGTAGCGATTCTTGTGTTTACTAAAAAAATGAGCAGCGACACTCCATAA
- a CDS encoding YolD-like family protein translates to MTSYDDIINLPRPVSKTRPQMPISKRAAQFAPFAALTGHDTAIKETARLTQQRITLDEYMAEAVNNQLRIILEKLEDQPRIAVTYFQPDPKKDGGSYVTVTGTAVKIDQYKRLMIMNDGTVIPIPEIISIDVV, encoded by the coding sequence ATGACGTCCTATGACGATATCATCAATCTTCCCCGCCCAGTATCGAAAACGCGTCCCCAAATGCCAATCAGCAAACGCGCTGCCCAATTTGCGCCCTTTGCAGCGCTCACTGGGCATGATACTGCAATCAAGGAAACGGCAAGGCTGACCCAGCAGAGAATTACTCTGGATGAGTATATGGCAGAGGCCGTAAACAACCAGCTGCGAATCATCTTAGAAAAACTTGAAGACCAGCCCAGAATCGCAGTAACGTACTTTCAACCAGATCCTAAAAAAGACGGCGGGTCCTATGTTACTGTTACAGGCACAGCTGTGAAAATTGACCAGTATAAACGGCTCATGATTATGAATGATGGTACCGTAATCCCTATCCCGGAAATAATCAGTATTGATGTGGTCTAA